The sequence GGTTTACCCTAGCTTTTTGGCACTTTTGCTGGGACTTCGTCAAAGACGAGATTATGGGATTTTTCAAAGATTTCTTTGAGAGGGGAAAGTTTGTCCGAAGTCTGAATACCACCTTCCTTGtcttaatcccaaaaaaaagCGGGGCTGAAGACTTGACTGATTTTAGACCCATCAGCTTGGTGGGAAGCCTCTACAAGCTGCTTGCAAAGGTCTTAGCCAATAGATTGAAAAAGGTTATGGGAAAAGTGGTTTCTACTACCCAAAATGCATTTGTTGAAGGTAGGCAGATTCTTGATGCAGCGTTAATAGCCAATGAGGTCATAGACTCCTTGCTGAAAAGGAAGGAAAGTGGGGTTCTATgtaaattgaatttagagaagGCCTACGATCGTATAAATTGGGATTTTTTGCTATCAGTGatgcaaaaaatgggctttggggagaaatgggcTGGGTGGATCAAATGGTGTTTATCCACTGCGTCGTTTTCTGTTCTGATCAACGGCTCTCCAACCGGTTTTTTTCCGAAGCACTAGGGGGTTAAGGCAAGGGGACCCCCTATCcccttacctttttgttttaGGAATGGAGGCTTTGACTAGCCTCATTAATAGGGCAGTGAGAGGGGGTTATCTTACAGGCTGCTGGATTAGGGGAAGGGAAGGAGCAGGAATTCAAGTCTCACACCTGCTGTTCGCTGATGATACGCTGGTCTTCTACGAGGATTCCCAAGAGCAATTGGCTTTTTTAAGTTGGTTACTCTTGTGGTTTGAAGCCACTTTTGGATTGCGCATTAATctgaataaaagtgaaattttgTTGGTGGGTAGAGTGGAGAACGCTGATTTACTAGCTGCTGAACTGGGCTGCAAGGTGGGATCTCTCCCTTCTACATATTTGGGGCTCCCTTTGGGTGCTTCGCATAAGTCGGTGATGGTTTGGGACGGAATGGAAGAGAGGATGCGCAAGAGACTTGCCTTATGGAAGAGGCAATTCATTTCCAAGGGTGGAAGAATCACTCTCATTCGGAGCACTTTGGCGAGTATGCCAACCTACCTCATGTCTTTAATGCGTATGCCAAGAGTGGTTAAATTAagacttgagaaaattcaaagggatttcctttggggagggggagcgATGGAGAAGAAGCTCCACCTAATAAAATGGGGTATTGTTTGTTCTCATAAAATGAAGGGTGGGTTGGGGATTAGAGACCTCACTACTCTTAATAGGGCCCTTctgtgcaaatggagttggcggTTTGCGGTTGAAAGGGATTCCTATTGGAAGCTTATAATTGGCACGAAGTTTGGGGTTGTTAGAGGAGGTTGGAGCACTTGCGGGAGTAGGGAGGGATTTGGGGTGGGCCTCTGGAAAGAAATCAGCAAGGAAGGGTTGTTGTTGCTCAATAATGTTTCTTTCTCGGTGGGGGATGGTaaaagggtgaggttttggaaagatactTGGTGCGGGAACACTCCTCTTTGTGAGGCCTATCCCTCCTTGTTTGATTTAGCGGTTTCTAAAGACGCGAAGGTTGCGGATTGTTGGGATTCAATGGGGAAGTGGGTGGGTGGAATCCCCGCTTCCttagacctttcaatgattgggaggtggaggaggtggagagacTCCTTCTGATCATTCAAGGAAAGAGGCTGAATGCTGGTTTGGAGGATAGGATGGTGTGGAATGAGACGAAAGATGGGATTTTCTCTGTAAAATCCTGTTCAATTCTCTTGACCATAGCAGTGCAGTCCCGTTTCCATGGAGAATTATTTGGAGTACGTTTGTTCCTTCCAAGGTgggcttctttgcttgggaagcttcttgggggaaggtgctcactCAAGACCATCTAAAGAGGAGGGGCTGGAATTTAGCTAACAAGTGCTCCTTGTGTTGTGATGAAGAAGAGACGATAAATCACATCCTTATTCACTGTTCTAAGGCGAGGGTTTTGTGGGACCTCTTGTTCTCCTTATTTGGTGTTAATTGGGTCCTCCCATTTTCGGTTAGAGACACTCTTTTAGGTTGGCATGCTCCCTTAAAGGATAAGAAGCATAGTAAGGTTTGGCGGACAGCTCctctttgcttattttggatggtatggaaggaaagaaatatgatagtttttgaaaatgaggtCCTATCacttcaaagattgaaaaattccttCATTTGTAATATCTTATTTTGGGCTAATTCTTCCATAGTTGAAGGCCCCCTTTCTTTGATTAATTTTGTGGACTGGTTGGGTTCATGTTGAGGGCTGGTAAGGGTTTGTCTTTTTTGTTTCCAGTTTTTGTAGGTGAtgcttgtatactccctgtatactctGGGTCGCCTTTCGTGcccctttttaatatatttctgtgcgtttatctatcaaaaaaaaaaattatgaagttaCTCAAcacatactatatatatataatgtactttgccaattattaatttatatttccttgGGCCCTtaaggatttttaaaaatattattatttttatatatttagaaaggttattaatttagtatatTAGCTTAAGTTGGGATCggaagattttattatttaagttagattattaatttatcgaacattcatattttctatatgtttatctatcaaaaaaaaaattattgaacatTCATTTGTTGAAGTTTTACTATAGTTGCCTTTCTTCCTTTATTCATCAATGTATGAGTTCAACCATTACAATGACCAACGAAtcctttatttcttcttttcaatcTCTTTAATTCCTCTCCATTTAAAGGATCAATTGGTTGTTAACTAAGaccttattttataaaatgtttaaccCTTGACCTTtgttttttaatgggaaaaatTGGATTATATTAACAATACCTAAGAAAAGGGCACACTTACAATAGGCACCTGTAGgcaagtaaaaaagaaaagagagaaaaaaaaagctcCTTCTCCTTACTTGGAGTTAAGCCAATCAATAAATCCTATTATGGTCATTGAATGATCATCTATGTACCTAGCCCTAGTTTTGCATTCAAGACAAAACTTATAAATGTATATCAAGCCTCACAAAAACACAATTTATTAAAACCGTTGAATATTTGATGTTTAAGCTTCAAtagccttgaggctatagccttaACTAAGTGAAGCTTAAGCCTTGATTACCCTATGTTGAGGCTATAGGCTCAAGTAATAAGTCTCAATacccttttaaaacattgccaatgtatatattttttttggtcagAAACACTGCCAATGAATATTGAGGCTCAAacctcttataaaatatatacaaaaagcTTATAAAGGCCCTAAACCCATTAAAACCTTTTGAATATTTGAGGCTTGTCTCAATAGCCTTGAGGCTGCAAACCTGAACCAGGTGAGGCTTAAGCCTTGATTACCCTATATTGAGGCTATAACTGTATAGGCTAATTTGAATAGCCTCACCTTGAGGCTTCAATAGCCTTTTGCCTCAAGGCATAAGCCTCAATTAGTCAATCGCATTTTAGAACATTGATCAGAAACTTTATATCATTTGATTCTTGAGTTTGAACACCTTGAAAACTCACATGTGCAACAAAATCTGTTTGATAATCAGACTCAGTAACTTAAACAAAGGTCTAGAAAGTGctttaatttgttctttttttttcttgataagaTTACTGGTTGTATAGACTCTAACTGCTTTCTTTGTAATTGGAAGTCTTTCCTTCTTTATATTGCTTTCACTTTTGAACTTGTGTTGCTTCAGATTGGTATGGCTATTTCATCTTGTATGTGCTTTCTTTGCAACACAACATTTGCTATCTTCATGACAAGTTAGTCTGTTATATTGTAGTGTTTTGCTGTTGATATGGCATGCTTTTTATTTATGGTATGACATTAAGGCTTGCTCTTCCTCATTGTTGTCTTTGAAATTGGAGGTTCATATTTATGCCTTTTTATCACTACTATTTTTGGCCTTTGATGTGATAGTTATTTCTCATTTTATCAATGGCTTTATAATCGCAATGAGTagttaattccctaaagttggAATGGTAATGGTTTATGTTGCGGCATTCtgcctttaattttttgcaaaaataatttgacaatTGGAAATGGGTTTGACACAAGTTGAGAAAAAGGCATATGTTTGcacttttcttatttatatggAGTGCTTTAGAAGCATATTGATCTTACTTAGTTCTTATTTGTCTAATGATAAGATTGATGATTAATTAGAGGTTTGAGCCTGTGTACTTTTCTGTAACTAGAATGCTATTCATTTAGGTTTAAACGATTGACGGGTCGGGATGAAGTAGCTGTGTCTGCTCAAGACTACAAGTTTTATTCTCCAAGACACAAGTATAGGCGTGTTGCATCAAACCCTGTGTCGAACATCCCTGGTTTGCCTGTAAGCTTGACatccttcaattttttaactTACTAATTGTTTGGCCTTATTGACCAAAGTTGAAAGTGGACCTAATGTTTCATTCATATGATATTCTCGCTTCTCAGACATTTCCTGGCACGGATACCTCTCCTACAATGGCTAGTGCACAAGGATTTCGCACTGTAAATGAAGtaagattcttttttttttctctcttctttctagGCACATCCTTTACAATGTATATAAATTTGCTTATCTGATAGGATATCTATGGTACTGAGTTTTTATGAAATAACCACATCTAAATGGGATGTTCCAGTGACTAAGCAAAAAAATCCTGTGCTGAAGTTGCAACTATCTGACTTTTGAAAGGTTTTTTCTTGGTTGGTTACATTTATCCTATTTAAATGGCTTTTCTTATTAGAGACATCTCAGGGAGGTATAAAATGACAGATACTAGTGCATAGATTTTGCTTTCACCCCAGACTTCCTTTTGTGGCCTTATGCTACCAAGAGTTGAGCCTTTGCACTTTGACTTTCatcaagaaaatttgtttttaggtTGTATCAAGTTACTTGGATTCTCATGATTTCTGTTTGGAGATATTGAAGAATATAAAGCTCAGCAAGAACACTTTGTTAATCTgcacttttttatttgtttttttctttttttggatagataaaataaaatgtattataGATAAAAGAGAGTATACATGATGTGTACAAAGCAACTAAAAGACTCAAGAAAGAAGCGTGAAGTCACAAAACTTGCAAACACACCCTACAAAGAttctaaccaatccacaaattCTAACACTGACAAAGAACCGTCCCTAATATACAATTtaacccaatcccaaaaaaggttcaagaaagaatttttaattgtttggtcCAAACTTTCACAGTTATTGAAGGCTTCCCTATTTCTCCCTCCATATGGTAACACACATAACGGAGCAACCTtccaagccttttttttttcttttccaacaaAAGAATCACACTAGCTTAGAGGAATCCCCTAACTGAAACTTATGCAAATTAGATCTATCCTAATAGCTAAGGTTGTTGATTGCCAGCAATCAGAGAGATGGCCGTTTGCATTTCTCTCAGGATAGATGGGCAGGAAGCATGTAGGCTCCATGCTGTGGTGAGTGTTAATTTGGGGAGGGCTATTTGAAAACAGCCAATTGAAAAGCATTACAAATATTCATACCAGGATTTGGCCCTGAAAACTAGCCCTAGACCTGGAATCTGATTAGTTTGTTAGCAAGTTGGTGATCTAAAGTGGTATTTTGACACATTGTTATCCAGCTTCATGTATGTAGTAGTGGTTCTGCTCTCTGACATAAAGTAATATCTATTATCTACTGGTAAACATTGTCCATTTGAGCCACTAATGTTGGTGTGCTTGATTTGTCCTGCCAAAGTTTTGTGGTAAAGATTCCACTAAACTTGAATGGCTATCCAAATTTCAATTCTAGGTTTGTAAGTGTCATGCAAGTCCCTCATTTGATGGTTTGCATCCTTCTTGGATGTCATTGTTAGGCATCAAtaggttttttgaaaaaacatttggaATCAGGCTCACACTGTTGTTTGTGTTGCCTTGGAAATGCAAGTCACAGAGTAGTGTGTGGGAACTCAAGAAAATTCTAATTGCAACTATCTGTTGTTAGTAGAGGAGTCCTTCACTGTGCAGGTCTATCTTGGATCCCCACTAAATCTGGCATTTTTTCTATTCTCAGTACCTCAACCTAAAATGTCTTTAGCTTTCTTCTTGTTCTCTTAGCATTTTTAACTTGAATCAAGACACTTTTCCTTGCTCTTGCATTCAACGCTCTTCTTCCCACATGATTAAAGCATTGTGGATGACTTGCCCTTGTCTTGTCATCAATTTGTGTGACCTATGCTTCTCATATACGTATTCATTTGtgtgttatgttttttttttttgttttaaatgatAAACAAACATGAGAATCAAACCCAAGTTATGTCCCAACTTCCTTCAGCATTTGCACTGAGCCGATTATACCTTTCCTGTATTGCTCCTTATCCATTGAACAACCTTGTTtcagaaaactaatttttcacacATGCTGCCTCTTAGTACATAAGTATTTCATTTCCATGAAACAGTGCATGGCTTGATATTTTCCATTGCCACATATAAGTCAGGAGGAAGATTACAATCCGGTCATCCCAAATATCTTCAACATCTGCTGTGGAGCTCTAATGTGAGTTGGGGCCTAATGGAAGTTCTGCTAACTGGAAACTGGGAAGattaaagtagaaaaaaaacatttttaatctcACTTCTTCATGTTGAATTCTACaagatgtatttatttattgttccCACCTAAGCTGGAATCACATATCCACACAGGTGGGGTTGATGCACTAACTTGCTAATTGTTTTTAAAGTGATGGTAGTGACTTATTGGGTTACATTTAGGAGTTTAAGTTGGTAACAAGCACCAGAATTAGTGGGAAACAGAATGACATTCCCATTCCAATCATCTACTCTGGCCAACCAAATAGAGCCTCTATGTTATATGGTTCAAATGCTTAGTAGaacacattttcttttcatgcTACATTTTAGAGCTAGTTTAATCATGTTGTTTCATTAAATGTGAGTGATTAAGGAGATGTTTATGTTTAATTAGGATCTCAACATTGACCATCTGAATTAcctgttttgttttgtttcctttgCAGCCACAAAATCAGCAGGCTACCCCATCCAAACATCATATGCAATCACTATCACAGTTTCACCCTATTCATCAGAACCATCATCAACCCATTCACCAAACTCAGCATTCAGCACACTTTTCTCACAGTCATCAATGTGGGCCACCATCACATTTACCTGAAATTCCTCATGGCCACCAGTCACCAACCATCCCGCAACATATGGCTTGCTTACAACCCATCACTGGAGGTCATGTCAGTGGACGCTTGCATGTACTGGTGAGGGTTCTCTTAATTGAAGttttattctttcattttgaTAATTCAAACACTCCTGTATTTTAATAGAATGTTGGGTTTTAgttcaattttcctaaaaaattgCATGTTGGACTTACAGATACTGTATCATAATATATCTCTATAATTGCTTCTGTAGCACACATGCTTACTGGGGAAAATTCATCTGCCAACACCATAGGACTGCAAAGAAttgagatttttatttgaatccaTTGTCCCTGActgattgatttaattgtgtGATCTCATGGAAAAGGGAGGTTACAAACAAATTTCCACTACCTGGATGAGGCAGCAGCTATGTGAAAGATATAATATgcttttactctttttttttttttttcaaaaatgatgtCCTTAGCTAGGGCAGCCTTCGACCTGAAAATTGCAACTTAAGGTAGAAGATACCGATTGCTCAATGACGTACTTGAAAACTGATGACACCTTTTGCGATACTATCTGCCTCATATGTAAACCTTTGTTAAAGTATCTAATGTTGTTTGGTTGCTGCATTTTGAGGGCTTTTGGGAGGCACACCTCCTAGAAACATCATGATGAGGAGTGTTTTCCAACCTTCTCTTTGCACCTCCTCCTGGCATTGCTTCACTAAAGAGCTTTTGGCCCTCAAACATGTTTAACAGAAAATGCAGTTTTTGATGTATCCATACTTGAAGCATTGAAATTCATGACCATTCCCTAACTCCAGATCTTTGTACCATGCTGGTTAGGCATTTGCTTGTGATAATGAGGATAATAACTCAATGCTATTTGTGGGTTTCAAGTTATTAGATTCCATACTATTGCTCTTTCTGAAATATCCTGCCAGGGTTTTGCTTTTTATGTAGCTTTTCCATTGTTGTGATGAATTAAATTGTTGAAATTGAGCTGTAATCGGCTATTTAATAAGCTTGTTTTATTCTCACATGATGGTCATCTTCCTGGAAATTTCATTACAGCTAATTGTTCTCACTACTgttatttgttgtttgtttatGACTgcagttttttcttcttttttttttcctttcatttgtgATATCTGTTTTCTAGTGACTTCATAAAATATTTGGGAAATCTAATGTTACTAAATGATTTCAATTTCCATAGGAACGTTAAAGCACTTCTGACAATTTACTTTTTCCTTCCTGGTTCCAATGTCTTATTGactcttctttgtttttaacCTTATTGATGTATCATTCCAGCCGACCAGTCCTGCAAAGTTCTGTGATGAATGTGGAGCTCCCTATTTGAGAGAAACCTCCAAGTTCTGCTCAGAATGTGGTGGTAAGAGGTTCGGAACATGACATGTTATCTTCAAGTTCTCTCTTCTTCCATCCCAgaggttttatttttgttctcctCTACTGTAAATATTCAAGAATGAAGTTTAGACTGGTTCCCTTTCCTGGTGTTCATGTCGTTTTCTGGTGTCGGACTTTGTAAAGTTTGTTAGATGTGGGTATTgcccaacaaaataaaaaaaactatgatCTAGGCTAAAACTGACTGTTGAAAGGGGTCTTAGGTAGTTTCTTTTCTGGAGGGGAGCTAGTGGGAGTTTGTGCTGAGTTGAAGAGAGGACTGCTCTCTTTGGCTAGATTGTGCCTGTCCCTGAGGCACAGAGGTCCTCTTTCGATGATATACTTGTAGGTGGGGGGTTTAGGTAAAAAGGGggtttttggttctttttttttaaaaaaaattatttatgaatttatgtaTATAATAACAGTGGCTTATTAGATTGTAATGAATGCTCTTAATTTGATTGATGATTGTAATGAAATTCTCTGGTGTTAAAAATACTCAAGATGTTTGATGCTTTTACAGGGGAGTTTTCTAGAACAGGTTTCAGAATTTCGTTGGATTGCTGTTGAACAGTTGAAGCATGTACTAAACATTTTGAGACTCTCTTtatcgtcttttttttttttatagggatAATAATGTATTTAAATTGCTAATTATAACCCtctcatcatttattatttgaaattactaaatacttttattaatggTAGGTGGTCTCCACCATGGAAATATGCACTCAAATATCATAATCGTAATCATAAGATAGGACAATTATGGGCCACAATATTGATGGGTGATGGGGAAGAGATTTTCATTATACAAAATTCAGGCTTCAAAATGGGGTGTGTTTGGtatgataaatcatataatCCTAACGAGAATAAGATTTGATTTCcacaataatatattttattctttaagtGTATCCAAACACACCACTGAATGAGatgttgaattaattttttattttcattcttcaaatatggcgggaaaaaaataaaattaaaatcatgtcTTGAAAAAATAGATTTCGTAATtaaatcttatataaataatgaaaatatttatttaaattgaaaaaaacaaatgtaGTTGTAAATGTCGTATTAGAAGCCTAAAGTTTCAACAGCCTCAACAACCCGggaaaatattaaactaaaatcaaaatgGGCATGGTGTGTGACTTTTAGGTGGTTGTCTTGGGGAATCACCTACTTCCTCTCCTCTATTCTCCTCTTTAACATCCATTTACGCATTTCCTCTTTAAACCCACCCAAAACCTCTCTCGTCCTGACTCCTACCTCCCCCCAACTCTTCCCCATTTTCATCACCTTCTCTCAACTCTTGACAACAATAATGCACTGCTCTTCACCTCCATCCCTCTTCCATTTCCACCGCTCATCCCTATCCTCAAATGTCTCTTTTGCCTTTCCCAGACCCTCTATATCCCCATCCTACCACCACCGTCGCCTTAGGGTTTCAGCTTCCGCCAACACCGCCAACAACAACCCCATTCTTAAAGCCATCAAAACCTCCGCTGGAACCCTTGTCCTCACCGCCGCCGCCGTTTTTATGATGGGCAAGTTCCGTGCGTTGCCGGCGAGAGCGGAGTCGCCGATGGTGTTATCCGAGGAGAGTGCGACGCCTGAGGAGAAATCTGAAGAGTCATCGCCGTTGCCCGAGTTTCTCGAAAATTCTGAGGCTGTGGGGGCGTTGAAATCGGTGCTGCAGCAGAAGCTGGAGGACGGCGAGGACGGGGAGGCACTGAAGGTCCTGGAGCGGATAGTGTCGGCGCAGCCGGAGGTGGTGGAGTGGAAGTTTCTGATGGCGAGATTGCTAGGGGAAATGGGGGAGACTGATAGGGCACGCGACGTATTCGAGGAAATTCTTGCTTCGAATCCGCTGTCCTTTGAAGCTCTGTTCGGGAATGCATTGTTAATGGATCAATGTGGAGAGGGCGACGCGGTGATCAGGAGACTGGAAGACGCTTTGAGGACGGCTGAGAATGAGAACAAACTGAAGGAGGCTCGCGATGTGCGGTTGATAATGGCCCAAATGCAGTTTCTTCGGAAGAATGTGGACGAGGCATTGAGGAGCTACGAGGAGCTGGAGAAGGAGGATCCCAGTGATTTCAGGCCTTACTTTTGTAAGGGAATGATATACACCTTGCAGGATAGGAATGAAGAGGCTCGAGAGCAGTTTGCTAAGTATCGGGAGCGTTCGCCCAAGAAGTTTGAGGTGGAGGGGTTCTTGCAGACCCCATTGTCGAGGATGAAGCTGTTTGGGACTGATTCCGAGAGTTGAGTTCGGGTTTTGGGTGTTGATAGTTTTGAGGAATAATGAGTGGAGAAATGGGAGTTTTCTCCAGACTGCTATGGTGGTAATCCTTGTCCTCTTGTTAAATTTTTGTAAGGTTATCAGATAAATTTCTTGTTGAAGCATCATAGCAAGACACTACAGAAATAAAGGAAGAGAACTCAATTTTAGTGAGCTTTGTTGGGTTCAAGTTTTTCAAGGATTTATAATGACAAAGGTTATTAGAATTGTGGTTAGATAtgaaaaaattctaattattcaAATctctcatataaaaaaaattatcaaactctTTTTCACATTGTGAATTGGGTAATGTTCTGAGTTGAGAATGAGTTGGGGTGATTTAGTGATTTGAGAGGTTTGTTGATCTCCTAAGAAGGGAACCATCTTCTAGGTGTACTTGTTCTTCTTGAAATCCATCTTATGTCTATAGTTGCTTTCTGAATTGAACCACACCTAAAATACCTTGACTGTAGGAAGCAGAGAAGCTCTCTCTTTCAGTAGCCCTTCGAATCTCATTGTTTATCATCCTTTATTGTCTAATTCACCACAGTTGGAGACTTGAAGGCACCTTGAATTCACTGGAATAGTTATTTTAGGCTATTTTTGGGAACTGTTCTCCAGAAGAGTTTTTCATTACCCTAAGTTTGGTGTTGGGAATTCAGAGTGATGATTGTAACTCTTATATGATCTTAAGTAGTGGTTAGGTGTTTCATTATTCAGCTGTGATTATGCATAACCTTCTGATGTTTATCCCATATGTAAAGAAGAAAGACATGGAAGGTGTTGCTGCTGTTGCAATGTCTTGGAGATTTAAATTCTTAGCTTGTAAGTAAATAATATTCTCTTTCCTGGCCAACCATCCCACACCTGCCACCCTCTCCCAAAACCCACAATCGATTGGTTGGTGGTGGATAGTTTTAATGCTGTCCTAACCAAGTGAATCATTATTTCTGGGTTGGGAAAGTAAGGAGTTGTGGTGAAAGAAGTGAATTATCATTAAGTTGAAAGAATAGGCattaatagaataaattttCTGTTTAGCATTAGTGTGGTACATTATGAACTGGAGGGCTTCTGTCTCCAGTCACTTCCAAGCTGACTGAATCAAAGGCATTTGAAGTAGCAGTCAGCTTCGGCTTGTAGTTGCCTGACATCTATTCCAACACTACATTTGATAGTGGCCTCTAGAATGACTTCAAGTGTTCTCTTGTTAGAATTCCTCTTCAAGGACAAAGTGCATAGCATGACACCAAAATATTAGGGATATTCAGTGAAAGAAGCTGCTTCTGAATAGCGTATGTGTTGGTTTGCTTCTTCAGCAATTAGAGTAGCCAAATTTGAAGAGAGACTAATTCTCCGCTCAGTTCATTTTGCCTGATCCATATTGGGAAATTCCTGTTGGTGAATTCCTTGCCACTAGATGCTCAAGATAAATCCACTGACGAAATTAATTAAGAAAGGACCATGTGACTGTCGGTGGCACCACATAAGCTATGGCATACTGTTATGCCTTAGCTGTAATTAATGCAGGTAGAGGTTTGTGGACCTCATGCAGGTAAGATACTGTTTTTAGCGTGGAACTCTACCCACCAAGCACAGGCAGTGTAGGCATATATGTTTAGGAGTTGCCTTCTTTctgtttgattttttgaagtaatGGTGACCCATGGAGCTGGATCTGTAGTAAGGAGCAGCTATCcctttatatttttgaaagttaGAATTTGTAACTTGCTATCCTCTTAACTAGCTAACATTACCTCTATTGAAAAGATGATTCATTCGGATCGACATGAGAGTCCAATTACATTACATTGTTAAAATCCATGTTGtatatttgaaagaaaagaggttAACCTCCTTGCTTCTCT is a genomic window of Vitis riparia cultivar Riparia Gloire de Montpellier isolate 1030 chromosome 1, EGFV_Vit.rip_1.0, whole genome shotgun sequence containing:
- the LOC117909643 gene encoding protein SLOW GREEN 1, chloroplastic; protein product: MHCSSPPSLFHFHRSSLSSNVSFAFPRPSISPSYHHRRLRVSASANTANNNPILKAIKTSAGTLVLTAAAVFMMGKFRALPARAESPMVLSEESATPEEKSEESSPLPEFLENSEAVGALKSVLQQKLEDGEDGEALKVLERIVSAQPEVVEWKFLMARLLGEMGETDRARDVFEEILASNPLSFEALFGNALLMDQCGEGDAVIRRLEDALRTAENENKLKEARDVRLIMAQMQFLRKNVDEALRSYEELEKEDPSDFRPYFCKGMIYTLQDRNEEAREQFAKYRERSPKKFEVEGFLQTPLSRMKLFGTDSES